Within the Gigantopelta aegis isolate Gae_Host chromosome 8, Gae_host_genome, whole genome shotgun sequence genome, the region GAAGCCAGTCCGGACGTCGCCAATGCCAAAGTGCATCAAAAGGCACATCTCGGAGTAAATCGCGAGAATCACTGAAAGGTGTGGCGAGCAGTGGACCATCAGAAGGTGCATCGAGTAGTGGATCGCTATGTCGTAAACGAAAGCGTACTTCATCAAAAAGTGCGAAGAGAAGTGGAGCACCAAAAGGTGCATCGAGAAGTGCATCAAGACGTCGGAAACGAATGCGTACTTCATCAAAAGATGTGGTGAGTAGTGGATCATCAAAAGGTGCATCGAGAAGTGGATCGCGATGTCGTAAAAGAAAGCGTTCTTTATCGAAAGGTGCGTTGACCAAAGGCGATGGCGACGAAGCAGTTCAACCAAAGCCTCCAAAATGCCCAAAACCTACAAAGGATCCAAATAATCCAAAGAATAAATATGATCCAAAGCATCCATTTAATCCAGGGGATCCAAGGAAGCCAAGGAAACCAAGGAAACCAAAGAAGCCAAAGATTCcagggaaagaaaaagaaggaagtatAAAACGTGATGGTAACGAATCAGCTCAGCCACAGCCTCCAAGGGGTCCAGATTTTCCAAATAGTCCATTTGATCCAAAGAATCCAAGGGATACAAGGCAATCAAAGAATCCAGGGAATCCAAAGAAGCCAATAATTCAAAGGAaacgaataaaaaaaaatgcaaaacttGCATTAATAACAAGCGATGGCGACGAAGCAGTCCAGCCAAAGCTTCCAAAGCGTCCGCAGATTACAAAGCCTTCAGTGGATCCAAAGTTTCCAAAGATTCCAAAGAATCCATTTGATCCATATGATCCAAAAGGTCCAAAGAAACCAAAGAAGC harbors:
- the LOC121379434 gene encoding thioredoxin domain-containing protein 2-like; this translates as MMKMIMSTSRSGLSQSGSSQSKSRSMSRCGTPVDERAPNDGAESTSRGKKTPPPKEAPSSMIMKIVDAINTMKDKKGTSAQAIQKYIATTSMANVPPALLKGQIRKALREGLNEGILIRPKGTKSTGVTGRYHLALQKSNHHFIRRPCGQSSKGEKGGNGGHRASRQRDRSDGRKRKRKGRSQSGRRQCQSASKGTSRSKSRESLKGVASSGPSEGASSSGSLCRKRKRTSSKSAKRSGAPKGASRSASRRRKRMRTSSKDVVSSGSSKGASRSGSRCRKRKRSLSKGALTKGDGDEAVQPKPPKCPKPTKDPNNPKNKYDPKHPFNPGDPRKPRKPRKPKKPKIPGKEKEGSIKRDGNESAQPQPPRGPDFPNSPFDPKNPRDTRQSKNPGNPKKPIIQRKRIKKNAKLALITSDGDEAVQPKLPKRPQITKPSVDPKFPKIPKNPFDPYDPKGPKKPKKPRKPRKPKKGSTKARKAEDVSNHLG